A region from the Colwellia sp. PAMC 21821 genome encodes:
- a CDS encoding molybdopterin-dependent oxidoreductase: protein MSEIKTHYRNCNICEAMCGLEIKYQDKNIISIKGDQKDPFSKGYNCPKATALQDFYEDKDRLKTPIRRTATGWEDISWEEAYTEIAEKFKTIQAKHGKNALALYLGNPNAHNLGNTLFLKPFMKSLGSINRFSSASTDQMPHHVASNFMFGAGMLIPVPDIDRTDFMLIIGGNPVVSNGSMMTAPNVIGRLKAIQKRSGKVVVIDPRRTHTAKVADKHLFIRPEKDALLLLALINRVFATNAVNLRHLDNLVDGIDGFDELTKAYSAESVAEFVGIDAKEICTLADDFMTANSAVCYSRMGASTQTFGGLCQWLTNVLNIITGNFDRAGGAMFPQPAFDLLRNHKKGFKSTFGEYHTRVRKLPFFNGEFPVAALAEEIQTAGEGQIKSLITIAGNPVLSSPSGHKLAEAFKGLDYMVSVDIYLNETTKYANIILPATTGIENSHYDIFFNSFSVRNTVKYSAPLFAREEYQRNDYEILKELTQRMTNEDIPAHLKNLTPEIILDMELKNGPYGEQGLSLQKLIDNPHGIDIGPLMPCLAARIKTADGKVNLVPQLYVDDLPRLNAVMSKPARDYDYPFDLIGRRLVKSHNTWTQNSARLVKGKNPCTLEVHPDDAIKLGISNGQLLSVSSISGEVLINAVITDDIQQGVVSMPQGWGHNQKDTNMSVAATQPGVSINDLTDVNRVDLLTGNAALNGTPVAIKVAT, encoded by the coding sequence ATGAGCGAAATTAAAACCCATTACCGAAATTGTAATATTTGCGAAGCTATGTGTGGTTTGGAAATTAAGTATCAAGACAAAAATATAATTTCCATTAAAGGCGATCAAAAAGATCCATTCAGTAAAGGATATAATTGCCCTAAAGCCACTGCCTTACAAGACTTCTATGAAGATAAAGACCGTTTAAAAACACCGATTAGACGCACGGCAACAGGTTGGGAAGATATTTCTTGGGAAGAAGCCTACACAGAAATTGCTGAAAAATTTAAAACTATCCAAGCTAAACACGGCAAAAATGCCTTGGCTTTGTATTTAGGAAACCCCAATGCTCACAACCTTGGTAACACACTCTTTTTAAAACCCTTTATGAAATCCTTAGGTAGTATTAATCGTTTTAGTTCTGCTTCAACTGACCAAATGCCGCACCATGTTGCCTCTAACTTTATGTTTGGTGCAGGCATGTTAATTCCAGTACCTGATATTGACCGAACTGATTTTATGTTAATTATTGGGGGTAATCCTGTTGTTTCCAACGGCAGTATGATGACAGCACCTAATGTTATAGGCCGTTTAAAAGCGATTCAAAAGCGCTCAGGTAAAGTTGTGGTGATAGATCCACGAAGGACTCATACCGCGAAAGTAGCGGATAAACATTTGTTTATTCGTCCTGAGAAAGATGCACTATTATTACTTGCCTTGATCAATCGTGTTTTCGCGACGAATGCTGTTAACTTACGACACTTAGATAACCTAGTTGATGGTATAGATGGCTTTGATGAACTCACAAAAGCTTATTCTGCCGAGTCTGTTGCTGAATTTGTCGGTATTGACGCTAAAGAAATTTGTACCTTAGCTGACGATTTTATGACAGCAAATTCCGCTGTGTGCTACAGCCGCATGGGCGCTTCAACACAAACCTTTGGTGGCTTGTGTCAATGGCTTACCAATGTGCTTAATATTATAACCGGTAATTTTGACCGGGCTGGCGGGGCAATGTTTCCTCAACCGGCTTTTGATTTATTGAGAAATCATAAAAAAGGCTTTAAAAGTACATTTGGAGAGTACCACACGCGGGTACGGAAACTGCCGTTTTTTAATGGTGAATTTCCAGTCGCGGCACTAGCCGAAGAAATACAAACTGCAGGTGAAGGCCAAATTAAAAGTTTGATCACCATTGCAGGTAACCCGGTGCTTTCAAGTCCTAGTGGTCATAAGTTAGCTGAAGCCTTCAAAGGCTTAGACTATATGGTTAGCGTTGATATTTATTTAAACGAAACCACCAAATACGCTAATATAATTTTACCGGCGACTACCGGTATTGAAAATTCGCACTATGATATTTTCTTTAATTCTTTTTCAGTACGTAATACCGTAAAATATTCAGCGCCATTGTTTGCAAGAGAAGAATATCAACGTAACGACTATGAAATATTAAAAGAACTAACCCAAAGAATGACTAATGAGGATATTCCAGCGCATTTGAAAAACCTCACGCCTGAAATTATATTAGATATGGAATTAAAAAATGGCCCTTACGGTGAGCAAGGATTAAGTTTACAAAAACTTATCGATAATCCTCACGGTATAGATATTGGGCCTTTAATGCCGTGTTTAGCCGCGCGTATTAAAACGGCAGACGGTAAAGTCAATTTAGTTCCACAACTCTATGTTGATGACTTACCACGGTTAAATGCGGTAATGTCAAAGCCGGCCCGTGATTATGATTATCCCTTTGATTTAATTGGTCGTCGATTAGTTAAAAGTCACAATACGTGGACACAAAATTCTGCTCGTTTAGTCAAAGGTAAAAATCCGTGTACGTTAGAGGTTCATCCTGACGATGCAATAAAATTGGGTATTTCAAATGGGCAGCTATTAAGTGTTAGTTCAATCTCGGGCGAAGTATTAATTAATGCCGTTATTACCGATGATATTCAACAAGGTGTGGTCAGTATGCCGCAAGGATGGGGACATAATCAAAAAGACACTAATATGTCAGTAGCGGCTACTCAACCGGGTGTTAGTATTAATGACTTAACGGATGTTAATCGAGTAGATTTACTGACAGGTAATGCGGCACTTAACGGAACACCCGTAGCGATAAAAGTTGCTACATAG
- a CDS encoding MoxR family ATPase: protein MFKSTENYIASDELRLAVNAAITLEKPLLIKGEPGTGKTQLAEELAKSLNCKLYQWHIKSTTKAQQGLYEYDAVSRLRDSQLGDEKVNDISNYIIKGKLWQAFEEEQRPILLIDEIDKADIEFPNDLLQELDKMEFFVYETQQVIKAKQRPIIIITSNNEKELPDAFLRRCFFHYIKFPTKVEMEQIIAVHHPHVKQDLLAHTLEVFFNLRDLQGIKKKPSTSELIDWLKLLVADDVAQDVLINKKSDIIPLFGALLKNEQDVSLLEKLAFISRRNR from the coding sequence ATGTTTAAAAGTACAGAAAATTATATTGCATCAGATGAACTTCGCTTAGCGGTAAACGCGGCAATTACTTTAGAAAAACCATTACTGATCAAAGGCGAACCAGGTACGGGTAAAACCCAACTTGCAGAAGAATTAGCAAAATCACTTAACTGTAAGTTATATCAATGGCATATTAAATCGACCACAAAAGCACAGCAGGGGCTTTATGAATATGACGCGGTGTCGCGTTTACGAGATAGCCAATTAGGGGATGAAAAAGTTAATGATATTTCGAATTATATTATTAAAGGCAAACTTTGGCAGGCATTTGAAGAAGAACAACGCCCGATATTATTAATTGATGAAATAGACAAAGCGGATATAGAATTCCCCAACGATTTATTGCAAGAACTTGATAAGATGGAATTTTTTGTATATGAAACTCAACAAGTGATCAAAGCAAAACAACGTCCAATTATTATTATTACCTCAAATAATGAAAAAGAGCTTCCGGATGCATTTTTACGCCGCTGTTTCTTTCATTACATAAAATTTCCGACCAAAGTAGAGATGGAACAGATTATTGCGGTTCATCATCCTCATGTTAAACAAGACTTGCTCGCGCATACTTTAGAAGTGTTTTTTAATCTTAGAGACTTACAAGGCATTAAGAAAAAGCCGTCAACGTCAGAGTTGATTGATTGGTTAAAACTGCTGGTTGCAGACGATGTTGCTCAAGACGTATTAATTAATAAAAAGTCAGACATAATCCCTTTATTTGGTGCCTTACTTAAAAATGAGCAAGATGTGTCATTACTTGAAAAACTTGCTTTTATCAGTCGCAGAAACAGGTAA
- a CDS encoding VWA domain-containing protein translates to MFIDLFLTLRKHKVPVSLRELLDLIALLKKGVVFADVEAFYHLAKIVMVKDEIHYDKFDGAFAEYFDGVQKIDIFDNVIPEEWLRKKFENELSQEEKDKLTALGGLDELMKTLKERLAEQEKRHEGGSKWVGTGGKSPFGAYGYNPEGIRVGQDGNRNNRAVKVWDKREFKNFDQDRELGTRNIKLALKKLRKFARTGASEKLDINTTIRSTAKNGGLLDVHMEPERHNSVKVLMFFDIGGSMDEYIHTCEELFSAAHTEFKHLEFFYFHNCVYERLWKDNSRRRHDTVDLEEVIRTFGSDYKVIFVGDATMGPYEIVAPGGSVEHWNEKPGVDYMQRILGHFNKVAWLNPQPENQWDYYHSISIIKSLIGDKMFPLTVDGIGRAIKEIS, encoded by the coding sequence GTGTTTATAGATTTATTTCTAACCCTGAGAAAACACAAAGTCCCGGTAAGTTTACGCGAATTACTAGATTTGATTGCGTTATTAAAAAAAGGCGTTGTGTTTGCCGATGTTGAAGCTTTTTATCATTTAGCGAAAATAGTGATGGTGAAAGACGAAATCCATTACGACAAATTCGACGGTGCCTTCGCAGAATACTTTGACGGTGTACAAAAAATCGATATTTTCGATAACGTTATTCCTGAAGAATGGCTCAGAAAAAAGTTTGAAAACGAGCTGAGTCAGGAAGAAAAAGACAAGTTAACGGCGCTAGGTGGTCTTGACGAGTTAATGAAAACCTTAAAGGAGCGCCTCGCAGAGCAAGAGAAGCGACACGAAGGTGGTAGTAAATGGGTTGGTACTGGCGGTAAATCACCGTTTGGCGCTTATGGCTATAATCCAGAAGGTATTCGCGTAGGTCAAGACGGCAATCGCAATAACCGCGCGGTAAAAGTGTGGGATAAACGAGAGTTTAAAAACTTCGATCAAGACCGAGAACTAGGTACTCGCAATATAAAATTAGCGCTCAAAAAACTCAGAAAGTTTGCCCGAACAGGTGCAAGTGAGAAGCTTGATATCAATACGACCATTCGCTCTACAGCAAAAAATGGTGGCTTACTCGATGTGCATATGGAACCCGAGCGCCATAATTCGGTAAAAGTACTCATGTTTTTTGATATTGGTGGCTCAATGGATGAATACATTCATACTTGTGAAGAGCTATTCTCTGCCGCACATACCGAATTTAAACATCTTGAGTTTTTCTATTTTCATAATTGCGTTTACGAGCGTTTATGGAAAGACAACAGCCGTCGCCGCCATGACACGGTTGATTTAGAAGAAGTAATTAGAACTTTCGGGAGCGATTATAAGGTTATTTTTGTCGGTGACGCCACTATGGGGCCTTATGAAATAGTTGCACCCGGTGGTAGTGTTGAGCATTGGAATGAAAAGCCTGGGGTAGATTATATGCAGCGAATTTTGGGGCATTTCAATAAAGTTGCATGGTTAAACCCACAGCCAGAAAACCAATGGGATTATTATCATTCAATATCAATTATTAAAAGTTTAATCGGCGATAAAATGTTTCCATTAACGGTTGATGGTATTGGTCGAGCCATTAAAGAAATTAGTTAA
- a CDS encoding crotonase/enoyl-CoA hydratase family protein translates to MELIDLDISENIATITLKNGKVNAISHQVIAEINDALDQAESAGAVVILTGQPGMFSAGFDLKTMKESSESAVALVTAGSTLSRRMLSFPFPIIGACSGHAIAKGAFLLLSCDHRIGSLGKFKIGLNEVTIGMTMHQAGIEIARNRLPSNYLTRSVINAELFSPETAVSAGFLDTLVEPEELMATAKALATHMQTLNMKAHHGTKLKERKEILTALDAAIELDAAMVISL, encoded by the coding sequence GTGGAATTAATCGATTTAGACATTAGTGAAAACATAGCAACAATAACCTTAAAAAATGGCAAAGTTAATGCTATTTCCCACCAAGTAATTGCCGAAATTAATGACGCTTTAGATCAAGCAGAGTCAGCGGGTGCAGTCGTTATATTAACCGGCCAACCGGGCATGTTCTCTGCAGGGTTTGACTTGAAAACGATGAAAGAAAGTTCAGAATCAGCTGTGGCATTGGTTACCGCTGGCTCTACTTTATCGCGACGTATGTTGTCATTTCCATTTCCAATTATTGGCGCTTGTTCAGGCCATGCTATTGCTAAAGGCGCGTTTTTATTACTCAGTTGTGATCATCGTATCGGCAGTTTAGGGAAATTTAAAATCGGCTTAAATGAAGTCACCATTGGCATGACTATGCATCAAGCAGGTATTGAAATAGCCCGAAATCGTTTACCGAGTAACTATTTAACGCGTTCAGTAATTAACGCGGAATTATTCTCACCAGAAACAGCGGTTTCTGCAGGCTTTTTAGATACTCTAGTTGAACCAGAAGAGTTAATGGCAACAGCTAAGGCCCTTGCAACTCATATGCAAACATTGAATATGAAAGCGCATCACGGTACTAAATTAAAAGAAAGAAAAGAAATTTTAACGGCGTTAGATGCAGCAATCGAACTTGATGCAGCAATGGTTATTTCTTTATAG
- a CDS encoding hemerythrin domain-containing protein has translation MNPVKITNQPDIVMIYQERDSVEPAIQQITELGLDFKAYKFNPEKLNSLTAMTPKVLLLSSNNIKSTIEFYINYLEEYEQNIAPHSAILLINNRETFRAYLACENGLFDDYAIINPLNEPYRLKLVLLKELKLIENRKNDSLEQLVNDGEDELASCIEHGVALKKSFISSVNKCEKDILSATGIAVENKEAKAVLQNLIGLSLGQMNENASSSIQYILDQLLELKASHEDIKANVVESNQPEHKTVIGVNTALLTSDDQDLENLQSTCYKVLVAEPSDMFTRVIDKIFSDTVFKHVLVNDGKEALDEIHNFKPDVVLLAYDLPTLNGIEVTKIIRQEGNKVPIIAYTQHRDRESIKRWFPLGLSGYLIKPSKKSAILKSINKAIQSPTEVLEYHAKENQKVFQWLPKYMVGNKEIDDQHKMIFTMLNDFYHKDNKQSAIMLAQHLASYIDLQFESEENLLRQINYPDTQSHLKEHLAFKENLLALIKKLDHYNLEIQHKIAMFVYTWLSQHILQSDMAIKAYALSIEEESFME, from the coding sequence ATGAACCCGGTGAAAATTACTAATCAACCTGACATTGTCATGATATATCAAGAGCGCGATAGTGTAGAGCCAGCCATTCAGCAAATAACTGAATTAGGGCTGGACTTTAAAGCTTACAAATTTAACCCAGAAAAATTAAATAGTTTAACGGCAATGACACCTAAAGTTTTATTGCTCTCTTCGAACAATATTAAAAGTACCATCGAATTTTACATCAATTACCTAGAAGAATATGAACAGAACATAGCTCCTCATAGTGCCATTTTATTGATCAACAACCGTGAAACATTTCGTGCCTATTTAGCCTGTGAAAATGGCTTATTTGACGACTACGCCATTATTAATCCTTTAAACGAGCCTTATCGTTTAAAACTTGTTTTATTAAAAGAATTAAAATTAATTGAAAATCGTAAAAATGACAGTTTAGAGCAACTGGTTAATGATGGTGAAGACGAGCTTGCTTCATGTATAGAACATGGTGTTGCGCTTAAAAAGTCATTTATATCAAGTGTTAATAAGTGTGAAAAAGATATTTTATCTGCGACAGGTATTGCGGTAGAAAATAAAGAAGCTAAAGCTGTATTACAAAACCTGATTGGTTTGTCTCTAGGGCAAATGAACGAAAATGCTTCAAGCAGTATTCAATACATTCTAGATCAGTTACTTGAATTAAAAGCGAGTCATGAAGACATAAAAGCAAATGTTGTTGAAAGTAATCAACCTGAGCATAAAACAGTTATAGGTGTAAATACGGCACTGTTAACTTCAGATGACCAAGACTTAGAAAACCTACAGAGCACTTGCTATAAAGTGTTGGTAGCGGAGCCTTCTGATATGTTTACGCGTGTCATTGATAAAATATTCTCTGATACCGTATTTAAACATGTCTTAGTTAATGACGGTAAAGAAGCACTAGATGAAATACACAACTTTAAACCAGACGTTGTACTTTTAGCTTATGATTTACCTACATTAAATGGTATTGAAGTGACTAAAATAATTCGTCAAGAGGGTAATAAAGTCCCTATTATTGCTTATACTCAACATCGTGACAGAGAGTCAATTAAACGTTGGTTTCCATTGGGTTTAAGCGGTTATTTAATAAAACCTTCTAAGAAAAGTGCCATCTTAAAAAGTATCAATAAAGCAATACAATCACCAACAGAGGTACTTGAGTATCACGCAAAAGAAAACCAAAAAGTCTTCCAATGGTTACCAAAGTACATGGTAGGTAATAAGGAAATAGACGATCAACATAAAATGATATTTACCATGCTAAATGATTTTTATCACAAAGATAATAAGCAGTCAGCTATTATGCTAGCCCAACATTTGGCTTCATATATAGACTTACAATTTGAATCTGAGGAGAACTTGTTAAGACAAATAAATTATCCTGATACTCAAAGCCATCTCAAAGAGCATTTAGCGTTCAAAGAAAATCTTTTGGCACTGATAAAGAAACTTGATCATTATAATCTTGAAATACAGCATAAAATTGCGATGTTTGTATACACTTGGCTTAGCCAACATATATTACAATCAGATATGGCGATTAAGGCTTATGCATTGTCAATTGAAGAAGAAAGCTTTATGGAGTGA
- a CDS encoding nitroreductase, whose translation MSVISLLEERYSARAYLNKPVRQALLEAIFKQAQQAPSNCNVQPWQTCVVSGDQKEQLKNDLIATVMKGESPNPDFNWLPKYEGIHRDRQFGSANALYSAIGVTREDKKGRQMAMIRNWQFFDAPHVAFFTMDKYLDIMGAVDLGIYAQTLSLILAEHGLSCCMQGALGQFPDPIKKALNLPEQRGVLFGMSFGYADESAAVNNTRTDRESIDNAVSFFN comes from the coding sequence ATGTCAGTGATTTCCCTGTTAGAAGAACGATATTCTGCTCGCGCTTATTTAAATAAGCCCGTTCGACAAGCGTTACTTGAAGCCATTTTTAAACAAGCGCAACAAGCGCCATCAAACTGTAATGTGCAGCCTTGGCAAACATGTGTAGTATCTGGAGATCAGAAAGAGCAATTAAAAAATGACTTAATCGCCACCGTAATGAAAGGTGAATCACCTAACCCTGATTTTAATTGGCTACCTAAATATGAAGGTATTCATCGTGATCGTCAATTTGGTTCTGCTAATGCACTTTATAGCGCTATCGGTGTAACACGAGAGGATAAAAAAGGCCGACAAATGGCAATGATTCGAAACTGGCAGTTTTTTGATGCGCCACACGTCGCCTTTTTCACCATGGATAAATACTTAGATATTATGGGCGCGGTTGACTTGGGTATTTATGCACAAACCTTGTCATTAATCCTAGCAGAGCATGGATTATCATGCTGTATGCAAGGCGCACTTGGTCAATTTCCAGATCCAATAAAAAAAGCGCTTAACTTACCTGAGCAACGGGGTGTGTTGTTCGGAATGTCTTTTGGCTATGCCGATGAAAGCGCCGCCGTAAATAATACTCGTACTGATCGTGAATCTATTGATAATGCCGTTAGTTTTTTTAATTAA
- a CDS encoding acyl-CoA dehydrogenase C-terminal domain-containing protein translates to MPEYKAPIRDIKFVMQELLDCDKHYQQLGYNDASEDMVDAILTEAAKFTEQVIAPLNQIGDQQGCTWTDGKVTTPDGFKDAYQQYVAGGWPTLSQSVEFGGQGLPHSLNSAISEMMSAANHSFAMYPGLSHGALATIEAHGTETQKQQFMPNLVEGSWTGTMCLTEAHCGTDLGMLRTKAELNDDGSYALTGSKIFISAGEHDLSDNIVHIVIARIPGSPEGSKGISLFIVPKFNVNDDGTIADRNGVSCGSIEHKMGINANATCVINFDNAKGYLIGEVNRGLNCMFTFMNSARLAVALEGTAATEASFQGALAYAKDRLQMRSISGIKNPNGPADPIIVHPDVRRMLLTQKSIAEGGRALIGYLSQLVDITHAEKDKPTVVNAETKLALLTPIAKALLSELGFECTSHGVQIFGGHGFIKEWGMEQLMRDTKISCLYEGTTGIQALDLLARKILGSKGAILQPFMADVGAFCQKNADNTAMAEQIQTLSAYFEQWQAITATVGKKAMTNADEIGGASVDYLMFAGYVTLAYFWAQMASVAHSKLKSGAEDKAFYQAKLHTCEFYFKRILPRAKGHAACIEGGVDSMMALASEDFAF, encoded by the coding sequence ATGCCTGAGTATAAAGCGCCCATAAGAGATATAAAGTTCGTTATGCAAGAATTGTTAGACTGCGACAAACATTACCAACAACTTGGCTACAATGATGCTAGTGAAGACATGGTAGATGCTATTCTCACAGAAGCGGCTAAATTTACCGAGCAGGTTATAGCACCGCTAAATCAAATTGGAGACCAACAAGGGTGTACTTGGACCGACGGCAAAGTAACAACACCTGACGGTTTTAAAGATGCTTATCAACAGTATGTTGCTGGCGGTTGGCCAACATTGTCACAAAGTGTGGAGTTTGGTGGCCAAGGGTTACCTCATTCATTGAATAGTGCGATTAGTGAAATGATGTCAGCAGCAAACCACAGTTTTGCTATGTATCCAGGCCTTAGTCATGGTGCATTAGCCACTATTGAAGCACATGGAACTGAAACTCAAAAACAACAATTTATGCCTAACTTGGTTGAAGGCAGTTGGACAGGCACCATGTGCTTAACCGAAGCCCATTGTGGTACCGACTTAGGCATGTTGCGCACCAAAGCTGAGTTAAATGACGATGGAAGTTATGCTTTAACGGGATCAAAAATATTTATTTCTGCCGGAGAACATGACTTATCTGACAACATTGTACATATTGTTATTGCACGTATTCCGGGTTCACCTGAAGGTAGTAAAGGTATTTCACTCTTTATAGTGCCAAAATTTAACGTCAATGATGACGGTACAATAGCGGACAGAAATGGCGTTAGTTGTGGCTCTATTGAGCATAAAATGGGTATTAACGCGAACGCGACATGTGTTATTAATTTCGATAACGCCAAAGGCTATTTAATTGGTGAAGTTAATCGCGGCTTAAATTGTATGTTCACCTTTATGAATTCAGCGCGCTTAGCCGTGGCACTTGAAGGTACAGCAGCAACAGAGGCGTCTTTTCAAGGGGCGTTAGCTTATGCGAAAGATCGTCTACAAATGCGTTCAATTAGTGGGATTAAAAATCCAAATGGCCCAGCGGACCCGATCATTGTGCATCCCGATGTGCGCAGAATGTTGCTCACGCAAAAATCTATCGCTGAAGGTGGCCGAGCGCTTATTGGCTATTTGTCACAGTTAGTTGATATAACACACGCTGAAAAAGATAAACCTACAGTTGTTAATGCAGAAACAAAACTGGCCTTATTAACGCCAATAGCAAAAGCACTATTAAGTGAGTTAGGTTTTGAATGTACTAGTCACGGTGTACAAATATTTGGTGGTCACGGCTTTATAAAAGAGTGGGGCATGGAGCAACTAATGCGCGACACTAAAATAAGCTGCTTATATGAAGGCACGACTGGTATTCAAGCATTAGATTTACTCGCCCGTAAAATTTTAGGCAGTAAAGGTGCAATTTTACAGCCTTTTATGGCTGATGTTGGTGCTTTCTGCCAAAAAAATGCTGATAACACGGCAATGGCTGAACAAATACAAACATTGAGTGCATACTTTGAACAATGGCAAGCTATAACCGCTACCGTGGGTAAAAAGGCCATGACTAACGCGGATGAAATTGGTGGCGCATCGGTTGACTATTTAATGTTTGCTGGCTACGTTACATTAGCTTATTTTTGGGCGCAAATGGCATCAGTAGCACACAGTAAACTAAAAAGCGGTGCTGAAGATAAAGCCTTTTATCAAGCAAAACTTCATACCTGCGAGTTTTACTTTAAACGCATATTACCTCGTGCAAAGGGACATGCGGCTTGTATTGAAGGTGGTGTTGATTCAATGATGGCATTAGCCAGTGAAGACTTTGCATTTTAA
- a CDS encoding RES family NAD+ phosphorylase: MVSGNVMEGTKTVKLVNKVAFRLVNSKFPPITLFDDVISKDDFETVYAIQALTNPRILNQLGDLSLLATNEIPFGIDGVNYVTAPFTHINPDGSRFSQGEFGVLYLADTIKTAIKETLYHQQKYFQNIQGLHYDTVDMRCLKVTFSANVVDCSKVEGIGESEDYSKPRILGAELKKNAEQGFQYLSVRNQGSTCWGLFSPIHVSKAIQTKHFEFIFDGKSISKVRELVSE; the protein is encoded by the coding sequence ATGGTCAGTGGTAACGTGATGGAAGGCACTAAAACAGTAAAACTTGTTAATAAAGTGGCATTTAGGTTAGTTAATTCAAAGTTTCCCCCTATTACCCTTTTTGATGATGTGATCAGCAAAGACGACTTTGAAACAGTTTACGCTATTCAAGCATTAACCAACCCCAGAATATTAAATCAGCTTGGTGACTTATCCCTACTTGCAACCAACGAAATTCCTTTTGGCATTGATGGCGTAAATTATGTCACCGCGCCTTTTACCCACATTAATCCTGATGGCTCACGCTTTAGCCAGGGTGAGTTTGGCGTACTTTATCTTGCAGACACTATTAAGACCGCCATTAAAGAAACGCTTTATCATCAACAGAAGTACTTTCAAAACATACAAGGTTTACATTACGATACGGTGGATATGCGATGTTTAAAAGTCACTTTCAGTGCCAATGTTGTCGATTGTTCAAAGGTTGAAGGGATTGGTGAATCTGAAGATTACTCGAAACCAAGGATCCTTGGTGCAGAGCTTAAGAAAAATGCTGAGCAAGGTTTTCAATATCTCTCGGTAAGAAATCAGGGTTCAACATGTTGGGGGCTCTTTTCCCCGATTCATGTCTCTAAAGCCATACAAACTAAGCACTTCGAGTTTATCTTTGACGGAAAATCAATATCTAAAGTGAGAGAGCTCGTTAGTGAATAG
- a CDS encoding antitoxin Xre-like helix-turn-helix domain-containing protein — MNVSNYQNKTPKINSLVAFKLGSNILEKWRCSAGDKQAILGLTKSSYYRFQNNESATLSNDQLERISYIANIHQALKMVFSNPDNVYGFMAMKNDNPFFNGNSPLSLISTGKFGTLYEVFKRIDAMRNGQW; from the coding sequence ATGAATGTTTCAAATTATCAAAATAAAACGCCAAAAATTAACAGTTTGGTTGCTTTTAAACTTGGTAGTAATATCTTAGAAAAGTGGCGATGCAGCGCGGGCGATAAGCAAGCTATTCTTGGATTGACCAAAAGTAGCTATTATCGGTTTCAAAACAATGAGAGTGCAACGCTTTCTAACGATCAGTTAGAGCGTATTAGTTATATAGCTAATATTCATCAAGCATTAAAAATGGTTTTCTCTAATCCTGACAACGTTTATGGCTTTATGGCGATGAAGAATGATAATCCATTTTTTAATGGTAACTCACCGCTATCGCTTATCTCGACTGGAAAATTTGGCACCTTATACGAAGTTTTCAAGCGTATAGATGCTATGCGTAATGGTCAGTGGTAA
- a CDS encoding ABC transporter permease, giving the protein MNNTLQMISLVDLSIAFIPVIIALFFLYIWSLNVKQASYALSRMLIQLLLIGYALSYIFYSDNVWLITAILFAMVGISCWIALRTLPTYRLRLFKHGFMAILCGGGFTLFFISQGALALSPWYQAQVLIPLAGMIFATAMNSISLCAERLFSEMNNQVPYPEARKNALNAATIPVINTLFAVGLVSIPGMMTGQILSGVSPLIAARYQIIVMCMIFASAIISAVIFLLLSEKTMKLMTKQKADPKF; this is encoded by the coding sequence ATGAACAATACATTGCAAATGATCAGCTTAGTTGACCTATCCATTGCTTTTATCCCTGTTATTATCGCTCTGTTTTTTCTATATATATGGTCTTTAAATGTAAAACAAGCGAGCTACGCACTTTCTAGAATGTTAATACAGTTATTACTTATTGGTTACGCACTAAGTTATATTTTTTATTCTGATAATGTTTGGCTTATAACCGCTATTTTATTCGCTATGGTCGGTATTTCTTGTTGGATAGCGTTGCGCACCCTGCCTACATATCGACTTCGGTTATTCAAACATGGGTTTATGGCCATATTATGTGGTGGCGGCTTTACCTTGTTTTTTATAAGCCAAGGCGCGCTGGCACTCAGTCCATGGTATCAAGCACAAGTGCTTATTCCACTTGCGGGGATGATATTTGCTACGGCCATGAATAGCATTAGCTTATGTGCTGAGCGCTTATTTTCTGAAATGAATAATCAAGTACCATATCCAGAAGCTAGAAAAAATGCTCTAAACGCGGCAACAATACCGGTAATTAATACTTTATTTGCAGTTGGTTTGGTATCAATACCCGGCATGATGACAGGACAAATTTTATCAGGTGTTTCGCCTTTAATTGCTGCTAGATATCAAATTATAGTGATGTGCATGATCTTTGCTTCAGCGATAATTTCTGCGGTTATTTTTCTCCTGTTGTCTGAGAAAACGATGAAATTAATGACTAAACAAAAAGCCGACCCCAAGTTTTAA